One genomic window of Brachionichthys hirsutus isolate HB-005 chromosome 22, CSIRO-AGI_Bhir_v1, whole genome shotgun sequence includes the following:
- the dennd6b gene encoding protein DENND6B, with translation MMDPFAGSPRAEQAADGGDGGDGRRPWARFSSWLECVCVVTFDLELGQAIELLFPPDVKLTEKEKSSICYLSFPDSYSGCIGDTRFSFRLRQSVGRRAPKVRGDVYTRDAAAPLQAETSHFLGFVYFRQVKDVSVKRGYFQKSLVLVSRLPYVQLFHSLLQIVAPEFFDKLEPFLETVCNEIDQWPPPVPGQTLSLPVMGVVLQIRIPSKSDRPGGSPVRDTPSENVLPAPTRLPTVHELDLFRCFQSVLVHLQVLWELTLLGEPLVVMAPSPTVSSETVLALISAISPLKFCCDFRPYFTVHDSEFREYTTRTQAPPNVLLGVTNPFFIKTFQSWPHVIRLGELKTAGDLPKQVKVKKLSKLKSLDTKPGIYTAFKTFLHRDKVLIKRLLKGIQRKRPSEAQSAILRRHLLELTQSFIIPLERYMASLMPLQRSVTPWKAPPQIRPFSQDDFLATLDHAGPQLTSPLKGDWLGLYRKFFRCQNFDGWYRRRHREMSETLERRHLEVVCAADLLGWTRDKSEVELVDLVLKLREKQVRAKGRRQQPRDGVLAQLDRSIADIIGSLPDDLQAVLNAT, from the exons ATGATGGACCCTTTCGCCGGTTCGCCCCGCGCGGAGCAGGCGGCGGACGGCGGGGACGGCGGGGACGGCCGCCGGCCGTGGGCCCGCTTCTCCTCCTGGctggagtgcgtgtgtgtcgtCACCTTCGACCTGGAGCTCGGGCAAGCCATAGAG CTGCTGTTTCCTCCGGACGTGAAGCTCACTGAGAAAGAG AAAAGCAGCATCTGCTACCTGTCCTTCCCAGACTCTTACTCAg GATGCATTGGGGACACTCGGTTCAGCTTCAGGTTGCGTCAGTCGGTCGGTCGCAGAGCTCCAAAGGTCAGAGGAGACGTTTACACCCGGGACGCTGCCGCCCCCCTGCAG gctgaGACGTCCCATTTCTTAGGTTTTGTCTATTTCAGACAAGTGAAGGACGTCTCCGTGAAGCGAGGCTACTTCCAGAAG TCCCTGGTGCTGGTGTCCCGGTTGCCGTACGTCCAGCTGTTCCACTCGCTGCTGCAGATCGTTGCTCCGGAGTTCTTTGACAAGCTGGAGCCCTTCCTGGAAAcgg TGTGTAATGAGATCGACCAATGGCCTCCGCCCGTCCCTGGGCAGACCCTCAGCTTGCCAGTGATGGGCGTCGTCTTACAG ATCCGAATACCTTCAAAATCTGACAGACCCGGAGGAAGTCCGGTCAGAGACACACCCAGTGAG AACGTCCTGCCGGCTCCGACCCGGCTGCCCACTGTCCACGAGCTGGACCTCTTCAG gtGCTTCCAGTCTGTCCTCGTCCACCTGCAGGTCCTCTGGGAGCTCACGCTGCTCGGGGAGCCGCTGGTCGTCATGGCGCCGTCTCCCACCGTCTCCTCGGAGACCGTCCTGGCTCTCATCAG CGCCATCAGTCCGCTGAAGTTCTGCTGTGACTTCCGGCCTTATTTCACCGTCCACGACAGCGAGTTCAGAGAATACACCACCAGGACCCAGGCCCC GCCGAACGTGCTTCTGGGCGTCACCAATCCGTTCTTCATTAAAACCTTTCAGAGCTGGCCTCACGTGATCCGACTGGGAGAATTAAAGACGGCAG GTGACCTCCCCAAACAGGTGAAGGTGAAGAAGCTGTCCAAGCTGAAGTCTCTGGACACCAAACCAG GGATCTACACGGCCTTCAAGACCTTCCTGCACCGAGACAAGGTTCTGATCAAACGACTGCTGAAG GGCATCCAGAGGAAGAGGCCGTCCGAGGCTCAGAGCGCCATCCTGAGGAGGCACCTGTTGGAGCTCACGCAGAGCTTCATCATCCCTCTG GAGCGCTACATGGCTAGCCTGATGCCTCTGCAGAGATCAGTGACGCCCTGgaag GCTCCGCCCCAGATCCGCCCCTTCAGTCAGGACGACTTCCTGGCCACCCTGGATCACGCCGGGCCGCAGCTCACCTCTCCGCTCAAAGGTGATTGGCTGGGCCTGTACAG GAAGTTCTTCAGGTGTCAGAACTTTGACGGGTGGTACCGACGCCGCCACAGAGAGATGAGCGAGACGCTGGAGCGGCGCCACCTGGAGGTCGTCTGTGCCGCC GACCTGCTGGGCTGGACGAGAGACAAGTCTGAGGTGGAGCTCGTGGACCTGGTGCTGAAGCTCAGGGAGAAGCAGGTGAGG GCGAAGGGGCGGCGGCAGCAGCCGAGGGACGGCGTGCTGGCCCAGCTGGACCGCTCCATCGCCGACATCATCGGGTCGCTGCCGGACGACCTGCAGGCGGTCCTGAACGCAACCTGA
- the gcc1 gene encoding GRIP and coiled-coil domain-containing protein 1, with product MEKFGMSFGGGPSRKELLDTIESQKKTLVQYQTRFKDVVLAYKSLLKEKEALEAGLKVLTATREADQNHQSPDAVWDVPDDGCSLHSEDSDGPGDTGMADQAEPGDKSGATPLRGDGGGSGEQQDAHWRVSQLRSQLSTLTSALATVTQEKSRMEAGFQADKRQLKQEVEELQGHAGALTVQQEAELHALQQQLAESRARIITQQHEREREQGDHAQQLRELQRLLQQERSLRQDAELRLQDANDTVLMTSQAADRGAESEARLSEAREEGEELRKRLQAAEEEQKKADPRVEELQQEVMRLQKHVQQQIGVESRKACDAEERARERARAAEARAAGLEQRLSELSEVLGSCEKTRQRDQKNAQRLRDRVLQLDTENRTLAIAATSRTAGDPGPDESQLDVAALKEKLEKVKKLLLLAAQRNAEQNIQSLADADVEAEPGGDRHSVLSYQQEVRLVREEFERYKQRAQLVLKNKNSKDGCQAKELEELRDQLAELKEKYISLRIHGDEADAQHRRRLEERQQQEAALQQRHKQEVERLQALRRDDLSQLEAELHKQRARTMALLEEKDQELERLRLGAVDERRDHEDGSPGGEGDIISTALRRAASNEPAPLLYSEQLARKEAELGGLRRQKHRLEDDLHQLQAKLIANGERHEEAAAQLRGHLDKLTRDRSRDGANLEYLKNVIYKFLTLQDASGRQQTLAAILTILHFSPEERRGVGRLQAAPWWSVSRR from the exons ATGGAAAAGTTCGGGATGAGCTTCGGAGGCGGgcccagcaggaaggagctgctggacacGATCGAGTCCCAGAAAAAGACGCTGGTCCAGTACCAGACCCGCTTCAAGGACGTGGTTCTGGCCTACAAGAGCCttctgaaggagaaggaggcgctGGAGGCGGGTCTGAAGGTCCTGACGGCAACCCGGGAGGCGGACCAGAACCACCAGAGCCCGGACGCCGTGTGGGACGTCCCCGATGACGGCTGTTCGCTTCACAGCGAGGACAGCGACGGGCCCGGGGACACCGGCATGGCGGACCAGGCGGAGCCCGGAGACAAGTCCGGCGCCACG CCTCTGCGGGGCgacggcggcggcagcggcgagCAGCAGGACGCCCATTGGCGAGTCTCCCAGCTGAGGAGCCAGCTGAGCACGCTCACCAGCGCCCTCGCCACCGTCACGCAGGAGAAGTCCCGCATGGAGGCCGGCTTCCAGGCCGACAAGCGCCagctgaagcaggaagtggaggagCTCCAGGGCCACGCCGGCGCCCTGACGgtgcagcaggaggcggagctacacgccctgcagcagcagctggcggAAAGCCGCGCCCGCATCATCACGCAGCAGCACGAGAGGGAGCGGGAGCAGGGCGACCACGCCCAGCAGCTCCGGgagctgcagcgcctcctgcagcaggagaggagcctCCGACAGGACgcggagctccgcctccaggacGCCAACGACACCGTCCTGATGACGTCGCAGGCCGCGGACCGGGGGGCGGAGTCCGAGGCTCGCCTGAGCGaggcgagggaggagggggaggagctgaggaaaAGGCTGCAGGctgcggaggaggagcagaagaaagcCGATCCCCgagtggaggagctgcagcaggaagtgatgcggcTGCAGAAACACGTGCAGCAGCAGATCGGCGTGGAGAGCAGGAAG GCGTGCGACGCAGAGGAGCGCGCCCGGGAGCGCGCCCGGGCGGCGGAGGCGAGGGCGGCGGgcctggagcagagactctccGAACTGTCCGAGGTTCTGGGTTCCTGCGAGAAGACGAGGCAGCGAGACCAGAAGAACGCCCAGCGCCTCAGAGACCGGGTCCTGCAGCTGGACACGGAGAACCGGACGCTCGCCATCGCCGCCACCAGCCGGACGGCCGGCGACCCCGGCCCGGACGAGTCGCAGCTCGACGTCGCCGCTctgaaggagaagctggagaaggtgAAGAAGCTCCTCCTGCTGGCGGCCCAGAGGAACGCGGAGCAGAACATCCAGTCCCTCGCCGACGCCGacgtggaggcggagcctggcGGGGACCGGCACTCGGTCCTGTCCTACCAGCAGGAAGTGAGACTAGTCAGGGAGGAGTTTGAGCGCTACAAGCAGCGGGCGCAGCTGGTGCTGAAGAACAAGAACTCCAAAGATGGCTGCCAGgcgaaggagctggaggagctccgGGACCAGCTGGCCGAGCTGAAGGAGAAGTACATCAGCCTGCGTATCCACGGCGACGAGGCCGACGCCCAGCACCGCCGCCGGCTGgaggagcggcagcagcaggaagcggcGCTGCAACAGcggcacaaacaggaagtggagcgGCTTCAGGCGCTGCGCCGCGATGACCTGTcacagctggaggcggagcttcacaAGCAGAGGGCGAGGACCATggcgctgctggaggagaaggacCAGGAGCTGGAGCGGCTGCGGCTCGGCGCCGTGGACGAGAGGCGGGACCACGAGGACGGCTCGCCGGGGGGCgagggtgacatcatcagcacgGCGCTGAGGCGGGCCGCCTCAAACGAGCCCGCGCCGCTGCTCTACTCCGAGCAGCTCGccaggaaggaggcggagctgggcGGGCTGCGGCGGCAGAAGCACCGCCTGGAGGACGACCTCCACCAGCTGCAGGCTAAGCTAATCGCTAACGGCGAGCGCCACGAGGAGGCGGCGGCCCAGCTGCGAGGACACCTGGACAAGCTGACCCGGGACCGGAGCCGGGACGGCGCCAACCTGGAGTACCTGAAGAACGTCATCTACAAGTTCCTGACGCTGCAGGACGCCAGCGGGAGGCAGCAGACGCTCGCCGCCATCCTGACCATCCTGCACTTCAGCCCCGAGGAGAGGCGGGGCGTCGGCCGGCTGCAGGCGGCGCCCTGGTGGTCGGTCAGCAGGCGGTAG
- the LOC137910743 gene encoding ADP-ribosylation factor 4-like, translated as MGLAISAVFARMFGKKQMRILMVGLDAAGKTTILYKLKLGEIVTTIPTIGFNVETVEYKNICFTVWDVGGQDKIRPLWRHYFQNTQGLIFVVDSNDRERVEEASDELRKMLGEEELSDAAILVFANKQDLPHAMTLDEITGKLRLRELTGRKWNAQATCATQGTGLCEGLDWLANKLTSS; from the exons ATGGGTCTCGCAATTTCGGCGGTGTTCGCCAGAATGTTCGGGAAGAAGCAGATGCGGATACTGATGG TCGGTTTGGACGCGGCGGGGAAAACAACCATCCTGTACAAACTGAAGCTCGGAGAGATCGTCACCACCATCCCGACTATCG GGTTCAACGTGGAGACGGTCGAGTACAAGAACATCTGCTTCACGGTCTGGGACGTCGGCGGCCAGGACAAGATCCGGCCTCTGTGGAGACACTACTTCCAGAACACGCAG GGCCTGATCTTTGTGGTGGACAGTAACGACAGAGAGAGGGTCGAGGAAGCCTCCGATGAGCTGCGGAAGATG CtcggggaggaggagctgagcgaCGCGGCCATTCTGGTGTTTGCTAACAAGCAGGACCTTCCCCACGCGATGACGCTCGACGAAATCACCGGGAAGCTGCGGTTGCGCGAACTGACCGGCAGGAAG TGGAACGCCCAGGCTACCTGTGCCACGCAGGGTACAGGTCTCTGCGAGGGTCTTGACTGGCTGGCCAATAAGCTGACGAGCTCTTAG
- the lamtor4 gene encoding ragulator complex protein LAMTOR4 produces the protein MQQSREDSKDGSASEPQRRKQADAMATAALTAGLERIPDQLGYLVVSEDGVLASAGELENDEHTAGVMMQMVRTACRFRLAGSAEPAFKRLSVVLEDFVYTVTVSGQKVFVVKRQHNQQEPISV, from the exons ATGCAACAGTCACGTGAAGATTCCAAAGACGGAAGTGCGTCTGAGCCACAGCGCAGGAAACAGGCGGACGCAATG GCGACAGCGGCGCTGACTGCGGGTCTGGAGCGGATCCCGGACCAGCTCGGGTACCTGGTCGTCAGTGAGGACGGGGTTCTAGCC tctGCAGGTGAGCTGGAGAACGACGAACACACAGCCGGCGTGATGATGCAGATGGTTCGGACCGCATGTCGGTTCCGACTCGCTGGATCAGCCGAGCCGGCGTTCAAACGCCTGTCAG TGGTCCTGGAGGATTTCGTTTACACCGTGACGGTTTCCGGTCAGAAGGTTTTCGTGGTCAAACGTCAGCACAACCAGCAGGAACCAATCAGCGTCTAG
- the atp6v1f gene encoding V-type proton ATPase subunit F: protein MAGRGKLIAVIGDEDTCTGFLLGGIGELNKNRKPNFLVVEKDTSVTEIEETFKSFLARSDIGIILINQFIAEMIRHAIDAHMQSIPAVLEIPSKEHPYDASKDSILRRAKGMFSAEDFR, encoded by the exons ATGGCCGGCCGTGGGAAATTGATCGCCGTGATCGGTGATGAAGACACGTGCACCGGATTCCTGCTCGGCGGGATCGGGGAGCTCAACAAGAACCGGAAACCGAATTTCTTGGTGGTGGAGAAGGACACCAGCGTCACGGAGATCGAGGAGACCTTTAA GAGCTTTTTGGCGCGCAGCGACATCGGCATCATCCTCATTAACCAGTTCATCGCCGAGATGATCCGCCACGCCATCGACGCGCACATGCAGTCCATCCCCGCTGTGCTGGAGATCCCGTCCAAGGAGCACCCGTACGACGCCTCCAAGGACTCCATCCTGCGCCGCGCCAAGGGCATGTTCTCCGCCGAGGACTTCCGCTAA
- the calua gene encoding calumenin-A isoform X1: protein MIRPLLMGVVLCVVYGSSKPTEKTSRVHDDGRNHDYDHEAFLGREEARSFEQLRPEESRRRLSIIVDKMDRDGDGFVSGAELNDWIKRAQMQHVSDSVAAQWDDFDADADGRISWDEYKNVTYGSYLGKDTPSPRPRPALHSHWSPPTESPQTDGDYNYTHMMMRDERRFRVADGNGDMVANKQEFTAFLHPEEHEHMKDVVVQETIEDVDKNGDGLIDLQEYIGDMYLSEDDEDEPDWVTKERQQFAEFRDKNDDGKMDREETLDWILPPDYDHAAAEAQHLLHEADADQDGKLSKEEILDKLDVFVGSQVTDFGEALLRHDEF from the exons ATGATCCGGCCGCTGCTGATGGGCGTTGTCCTCTGCGTCGTCTACGGCAGCAGCAAACCCACGGAGAAGACGAGTCGCGTCCATGACGACGGCAGAAACCACGACTACGACCACGAAGCCTTTCTGGGCCGAGAGGAAGCCCGGAGCTTCGAGCAGCTCCGGCCGGAGGAGAGCAGGCGGCGGCTGAG CATCATCGTGGATAAAATGGACCGAGACGGGGACGGCTTTGTCTCGGGGGCGGAGCTAAACGACTGGATCAAGCGCGCCCAGATGCAGCACGTGTCCGACAGCGTGGCGGCTCAGTGGGACGACTTCGACGCCGACGCCGACGGCCGGATCAGCTGGGACGAGTACAAGAACGTGACGTACGGGAGCTACCTGGGTAAGGACACGCCCTCGCCCCGCCCTCGCCCCGCCCTCCATTCTCATTGGTCGCCTCCAACAGAAAGCCCCCAGACGGACGGCGACTACAACTACACCCACATGATGATGCGGGACGAGAGGCGCTTCAGGGTCGCCGACGGCAACGGAGACATGGTCGCTAACAAACAAGAGTTCACGGCCTTCCTCCACCCCGAGGAACACGAACACATGAAGGACGTCGTGGTCCAG GAAACGATAGAAGACGTCGATAAGAACGGCGACGGACTCATCGACCTGCAGGAGTACATCG GGGACATGTACCTGTCggaggacgatgaagacgagccgGACTGGGTGACGAAGGAGCGGCAACAGTTCGCCGAGTTCCGAGACAAAAACGACGACGGGAAGATGGACAGGGAGGAAACCCTGGACTGGATCCTGCCGCCGGACTACGACCACGCGGCGGCCGAAGCCCAGCACCTGCTGCACGAGGCGGACGCCGACCAG GACGGGAAACTCAGCAAGGAGGAAATTCTGGACAAATTGGACGTGTTTGTTGGAAGCCAGGTGACGGACTTCGGCGAGGCGTTGCTGCGGCACGACGAGTTCTAG
- the calua gene encoding calumenin-A isoform X2 gives MIRPLLMGVVLCVVYGSSKPTEKTSRVHDDGRNHDYDHEAFLGREEARSFEQLRPEESRRRLSIIVDKMDRDGDGFVSGAELNDWIKRAQMQHVSDSVAAQWDDFDADADGRISWDEYKNVTYGSYLESPQTDGDYNYTHMMMRDERRFRVADGNGDMVANKQEFTAFLHPEEHEHMKDVVVQETIEDVDKNGDGLIDLQEYIGDMYLSEDDEDEPDWVTKERQQFAEFRDKNDDGKMDREETLDWILPPDYDHAAAEAQHLLHEADADQDGKLSKEEILDKLDVFVGSQVTDFGEALLRHDEF, from the exons ATGATCCGGCCGCTGCTGATGGGCGTTGTCCTCTGCGTCGTCTACGGCAGCAGCAAACCCACGGAGAAGACGAGTCGCGTCCATGACGACGGCAGAAACCACGACTACGACCACGAAGCCTTTCTGGGCCGAGAGGAAGCCCGGAGCTTCGAGCAGCTCCGGCCGGAGGAGAGCAGGCGGCGGCTGAG CATCATCGTGGATAAAATGGACCGAGACGGGGACGGCTTTGTCTCGGGGGCGGAGCTAAACGACTGGATCAAGCGCGCCCAGATGCAGCACGTGTCCGACAGCGTGGCGGCTCAGTGGGACGACTTCGACGCCGACGCCGACGGCCGGATCAGCTGGGACGAGTACAAGAACGTGACGTACGGGAGCTACCTGG AAAGCCCCCAGACGGACGGCGACTACAACTACACCCACATGATGATGCGGGACGAGAGGCGCTTCAGGGTCGCCGACGGCAACGGAGACATGGTCGCTAACAAACAAGAGTTCACGGCCTTCCTCCACCCCGAGGAACACGAACACATGAAGGACGTCGTGGTCCAG GAAACGATAGAAGACGTCGATAAGAACGGCGACGGACTCATCGACCTGCAGGAGTACATCG GGGACATGTACCTGTCggaggacgatgaagacgagccgGACTGGGTGACGAAGGAGCGGCAACAGTTCGCCGAGTTCCGAGACAAAAACGACGACGGGAAGATGGACAGGGAGGAAACCCTGGACTGGATCCTGCCGCCGGACTACGACCACGCGGCGGCCGAAGCCCAGCACCTGCTGCACGAGGCGGACGCCGACCAG GACGGGAAACTCAGCAAGGAGGAAATTCTGGACAAATTGGACGTGTTTGTTGGAAGCCAGGTGACGGACTTCGGCGAGGCGTTGCTGCGGCACGACGAGTTCTAG